Proteins co-encoded in one Uloborus diversus isolate 005 chromosome 9, Udiv.v.3.1, whole genome shotgun sequence genomic window:
- the LOC129230416 gene encoding uncharacterized protein LOC129230416 — protein sequence MPLSGLLFNLAIDPVLREAQQESTEHNALAYADDLLLLGPDPVLRQARLDRAVKTSTSLGLHVNPSKCFSLHLAAAPVGCQPTVFTVEGTPVPALQDGEHKKFLGKPTGFRLLPDQASTDFTIRVGTELLSSALAPWQRIDALKSFFYPSLLYNIRTAQRKKTQWRRVDDALRPLIKSTLYLPREANKGSLHGDTKKGLFGIPEAALDSNIAAIDSSFKLLTSRDLRVRDLAWEDLRDFVGVCLHRQPSTDCLRLLLSRSASLHCSHPTTSTWSRARAASDRLRVTWELTDEKEVSIVHGATTITDRSKVFRILRGLFRTKHHDDMAALPHQGKTLPCFSQDKASTHFHREGDFTRFAEWRFIHRARLGLVPLNAYKRGHNHSKRCRKCGDPLETLPHVICHCRQFSRQWTARRNKIVDLLVKAASGRWEVLSENRTLMGSNRRPDIAVRKDDSLLLLDVTVTFENGPEAFRRRPEKKGGKICPARGTIEDEIQGRQI from the coding sequence ATGCCGCTCAGCGGGCTCCTCTTCAACTTGGCCATCGACCCAGTTCTCAGGGAAGCACAGCAGGAATCCACGGAGCACAACGCATTGGCCTACGCTGACGACCTTCTTCTGCTTGGACCGGATCCCGTCTTGCGTCAAGCCCGCCTGGATCGTGCAGTCAAGACATCAACGAGCCTTGGGCTTCATGTGAACCCCTCCAAGTGTTTCTCCCTACATCTGGCTGCTGCTCCAGTTGGCTGTCAACCGACAGTGTTCACGGTAGAAGGCACCCCGGTTCCCGCCCTTCAGGATGGAGAGCATAAGAAGTTCCTTGGTAAGCCGACGGGGTTCCGGCTTCTCCCCGACCAGGCATCGACCGACTTCACTATTCGGGTTGGCACTGAACTGCTGAGCTCTGCATTAGCCCCCTGGCAGCGAATTGACGCCCTCAAGTCCTTCTTTTACCCCTCCCTACTGTATAACATTAGGACCGCCCAGAGGAAGAAGACGCAATGGAGAAGAGTCGACGACGCCCTGCGACCCCTCATCAAATCAACCCTTTACCTGCCGAGGGAAGCCAACAAGGGGTCCCTTCACGGAGATACGAAGAAAGGGCTTTTCGGAATTCCAGAAGCCGCCCTCGACTCGAATATTGCTGCCATCGACTCTTCGTTCAAGCTACTCACCTCTCGGGACCTTCGTGTCCGGGACCTCGCCTGGGAAGACCTGAGGGACTTCGTGGGAGTCTGCCTTCATCGCCAGCCATCAACTGACTGTCTCCGGCTGTTACTGTCCCGGTCCGCCTCCCTCCATTGCTCACACCCCACCACCTCCACTTGGTCCAGAGCCCGTGCTGCATCCGATCGACTTAGGGTCACATGGGAGCTCACAGACGAGAAGGAAGTCTCGATCGTCCACGGCGCTACGACTATCACCGATAGGAGCAAAGTGTTCCGGATTCTTAGGGGGTTGTTCCGGACCAAACACCATGATGACATGGCTGCTCTTCCACATCAAGGAAAGACCCTCCCATGCTTCTCGCAGGACAAAGCATCGACGCATTTCCATCGAGAAGGGGACTTCACCCGGTTTGCGGAATGGCGGTTCATCCACCGAGCCAGACTGGGCTTGGTCCCTCTAAACGCATACAAGCGCGGCCACAACCACTCCAAGAGGTGCAGGAAGTGCGGGGACCCTTTAGAGACCCTTCCCCATGTCATCTGCCACTGCCGCCAGTTCAGCCGTCAATGGACCGCCCGACGCAACAAGATTGTGGACCTCCTCGTAAAGGCCGCCTCCGGGAGATGGGAGGTACTATCGGAAAACCGAACACTGATGGGGTCCAACCGTCGGCCGGACATTGCCGTCCGAAAGGACGACAGTCTCCTCCTCTTGGACGTGACAGTAACATTTGAGAATGGTCCGGAAGCCTTCCGACGCCGCCCGGAAAAGAAAGGAGGAAAAATATGCCCCGCTCGTGGAACTATTGAAGACGAGATACAAGGACGTCAAATTTGA